The nucleotide sequence GTTTGAGGGCGTGTCAAACTTTGTGGCCGACTGGAGGAACGTTGTGGCCGCGAGGACTTTGACGAACTTCGTGAACTGCTTTGACTGCTGCGACTGGAACTCCGACTTTTACGATCTGATGATTTATCAGCCGCCATCAGGGGAGCACTGCAGATCCCCCCGACTAGTGCCAATGACAGTAACATGCGAAACGGCCGTTTGAAGTATCGAACATTATTCTGGATCATCATGACTCTCTCCCCTTTGGTAAAACCGTTGCTGCCCGCGTTGTGATGTGAACGGTTTGAGAGAAGAGCGTAAAATATGCCAATTATATCGATTTGATGTCAGAGACCGAAAACAGAACCCCTTAAAGGCAATAATAAAAAACAGTTACCTCTTTTCTGTTCAGACAGACTGTCCAACAGGGAAGATTGTAAAATCCGCACAACGCGCTACAGCGCCATCATAATGATCTCAAGGAACACTCATTTTGGTGGCAGCATACACGCAATTTCAGGAATTTTCTGCCGTTTGTTTTAAAGAGGGATCATTCTGCTGCTTACGCCAGTCATTCAGCTGATCCAGAAGTTTGCCACGCACCTGTTGAAGTGCGGCTTCGCCTGACAGATCGTGTTGCTCCAGCGGATCATTTTTGAGATCAAACAGCTGCACCCGATCCAGGTGGGGATAGTAGATGAGTTTCCAACGATCCGTACGGATCATCCGCTGGAAGTTGCGGAAGTAGCAGTAGACCTCATCATAAACGGCGTCCAGCTGCCCCGAGAGTACCGGTTTGAGACTCTTGCCTTCGACCGTCTTCGGAATGGGGACCCCCGCCAGATCACAGCTGGTGGGATACAGGTCGCGGAGGTAGCATTGTGCATTTGAGAGTGTATCAGCAGGAATACCGGGCCCGACCATAATCAGAGGGACATTAACCGTGTGCTCATACATGTTCTGTTTCCCCCGCAGGCCATGGCTGCCCATCGCCAGGCCATGATCGCTGGAGAAAATCAGGATGGTATTTTCCCACTCGCCCGTTTTTTTCAACGCTTTCACAATTCGTCCGACCTGCGCATCCAGATGTGATATGACTGAATAATAGAGGGATAGATCGTTCTTTACGATCTCTTTCGTGCGCGGCCAGGGGAGTAACGCTTCATCACGGCCATCAAAATTGCCATGATCAAAGGGATGCTGGGGCAGAAAATTTGCGGGGACGGGCATCTGGTCGGGATCGTAATTTTGCTCATAACCAATGGGCATCAACAGCGGATCATGGGGTGCGGTGAAGCAGACATGGAGAAAAAACGGTTTTTGATGCTTTCTCTCGACGAATTCAATTGCGGCGTCGGCAAAGTGTTCGCTGATATTCGAAGTGAGCCCGACCCCTTTCTCGGGAAAGAAATGACGTTCATCATCCTGAAAGATCCAGCCTCGATAGCCGGTAACCAGTACACCGTTTCCATCATACGAGGGGACCGCCCAGCGTCCTCCCCCGCCGGTAAACAGGCCCAGCGTTTCATCGTATCCTCGCAGGACCGGTTTACCGTCATTGTGCCATTTGCCGACGTACCAGGTGTTGTATCCGGCTTTTGACAGGGTCTGGGACCAGGTGGGAAGTTCCTTCTTGATCGGCTTGCCGAAATCCATGGAGCCGTTATGAAAACCACTGACACCCGAGAGTATTTCGGCTCGACTGGGAGTGCAGATCGGGTTAGCACACACCGCTCGGGTGAAGCTGGTCCCCGCTTTGACCAACTGATCGAGGTGCGGCGTTTTAATGATCGGATTGCCCAGGGCTGCGATCGTATCGGGACGCTGATCGTCGCTGAGCAGGAAGACGATGTTCGGTTGAGTGGTTCCGGTGTCTGCATTCTTGTCAGCAGCGGTGCTGAAACCACAGAAACTAAGGCATAAAACTGCCCAAAACGTGCGAATTACAGTCGACATTGACATCTCCCACCTCAAGAGGATTCGGCGTTTAAGGGGCCGAATTCGTCTTTCACTAAATCCGTATTACTGATAAGTTTTACAACTCAAAATCACTGGAAATTCTTCATTCGTTAGCTTTCTTTATCTATTCTGGACAATGTCGCCATGCAGGGCAAGCGTTATATCAGCTGGATGCTGGGAATTATGATACTGGCGTGGACTGGCTGGTCTTTCTGGATCAAACGCCAGGAGGCTGTAGAAGTCGCTAAAGAGAAGGACTCTCCCCCTCCAGCAGAACTCGTCAAACCTCTGGACAACCCGGTCCAGGTGCAGAACGCTTCGCTGAAAGATGAAAAAGTGGAGGTGCTGGAATTGAACCTGGAGGTCAACCAGAGATTTCCGATGATAAAAACCGTAGAACAGAAACTGTCCCAGGCTTCGTCAGCCGGCATTATCCACAGTACATCAAAACTGGAGCTGATCCTGGCGTTGACGGTGGAAGAACTGCGTGAAGATGGACATAAACGGTTCAAAGTGAGATATACCGGGGTAAAATACTCGCACGATATTGCCGGCGAACAGGTACACTATGACTCTAATCACACTTCCGGACCGGTACCTCCGGAAGTTCAGGCATATCAACGCCTGGTGAATAACGGGTTTTCATTCTGGATTGGCCCCGATAACAAAATCGTAGAACTGGTGGGCTTTGACGAGTTTATCAAACGCTGCCTGCAGAATACCGCTGCCAGCCAGCGGGAAACCGTTCTGGCGAAGATTTCGGAATCGTCGGGCGATGATGGTGTCGCCAATTTCATCGACGACAGTATTGGCCTGCTGCCATACAACATTGACGAGAATCACAAAGGAGGTGCGATCCGCGTGGGAGAGACCTGGATCAAAACTCGCCGCCTGACACAACCGATCCCGATGGTTCTCAAAACCGAATACACGCTCCGCGAGTTAAACGACAATATCGCCCGCATCAACATCGCCGGTGATATTGCCGCGTCGAAAATCAGCAGCCCGATCAACCAGCACGGGAAATCGGTTCAACTCTACATCCGGGGAGGAAAATCGTTCGGCTCCTGCCTGATCGATCGCAAAACGGGATTGCCCCTCGAATCGAAAATCGAACGCTTCCTGGAAACCACCGTGAAACTGGCCAGTGGGAAAGAATTCGAACAGCAGAAACAGATCGTGACCACGATCCGGGCCTTTCCCCATCAGGAAGAACGCCCACTGGGTCCAGCAGCGAAGCTGACCCGCCCCGGAAATCTGAAACCGGCTGCGAATTAACGGGGTTGTTTTGACTGGTGTCCGATATTCCTCTCTCAGCTCCCGTCACTTTTCAGTAGGATGTGATTGCCCTGTCGTTTCTGGATCTTGCAGAGAAGCTGAGAAATAATCCGCCCGAAAATGGTCAAGATGGGACGGGGCGTGTCGCGAGACAGGTATAAATCTGCGTAGAAAGTGGTCTAAAAGTGACGGAAAACGCAGTTTTGCGCAAGCGAAAATAGTGCTCAAACCAGAGTCGTATTTTTCAGTAAGAAGACTTTGGTCCCTGAAAAACAGGAGCTTTCGCAGTGCTGATTTGCCACCGGGGTGCAGTCAGCCAGTAGATAGAAACAATTTCTACAACACCAAAACATAGACGAGATAAACCAGATAGTTTAGCGAAGTTGCTCAGGCAGCAGCACGCAATTCAGCGGGTTGTTCGTCTTCGTGATCAGAAGCGAACTGCTGGCATTCCTGTACGACGTCGGCAACAAACTGCTTCGCAGTCAGATGCTCGCGCAGGTAGCTGGCGACTTTAGAAAAGCGTGTTGAGACATACCAGGGCCGCAGATGATAGCGGACGGGGGTCGCCTGTTCGATGACCTGCATGGTCTGTTTAAAGTTATCGGGATCGATATTGAGCTCAGTGCTGTCACTGCAGGAAAAGAGCATTTGCAGATTGGGATCTTCTTTTGAGCCGAACTGCACCTCCAGTTTGAATCCACAGCTTTCCGCGAGCATTTTCAGACTGGACGGAGTGAAATTATGAATGTGAGCGTAATGGAACATTTTACTGCGACGGGCAAAGGGAGCCGCGATGTTCGGGCACTCGACATAGAACAATCCGTTTTCCGCCATCATGCCTCGAATGTATTCCAGGGCGCGACGCGGCGAATTAAAATGCTCGATGACATGGACCAGCAGCACCAGTTCGCGGCTGTGATCGCGGGGTTGTTCAAACAGGTCCCCGCGTACCACATTGGTCAGCAGACGCTGCTGCGAGTAATCCTGAAAACCTTCACCTGGCTCGATGCCTGTCGACTGATGGCCGTTGAGTTCGAAGACTTTTACAGTACAGCCAATCCCGGCTCCGACTTCGAAAACACCCGCATCGGGTTCGATATGTGGTTGCAGCTGACGGAAAATTCGTTCACCATTTTTCCAGGCACGCATGACGCGGCGATCCGATGGCGTCAATTCGCCATGATAGCTCTTACGATATTCAGTGGCATAGTAGTGGGCGAGTTCCTCATCTGTCGGTATTTTGCCATGCGCGACCAGACCACAGGCTTTACAGATGACAGACTCCAACGAATTTCCGTGCCGATCCCGATCACCAATTTGTTCGAACTCGGTTCCTGCACACAGATCACACTGTTTTTGTTCCATTGGGTTCACCACATTTATTCGCCAGAATTCAATGATTTCTATTGCTTCAGGTCCTTGAAACTCGAACCGGGGGCTATAGAACAGGTCAGATTGGCGTGAACACTAATCGGAGCATGAAATCAGGTCAAGATGAATCATTCCAAACCTGTATTTGAGGGGTATTTAGCAAAAACATTGGGGCTCGGAGCGACCAGGAGATTGTGTTCGAATGAGATTCTACCTAAAGCGCTGCGCTGCATTGTTTTTCCGGGCTCATGCCTGTACCCTAATGACCATTGGACTGATAAAAAAGTCAACTAGAATGAACCGGCAATCCAGCCTTCAAGCCGAAAGTATACAAAGAGTTAGGGAAATTCATGTCTGAGGGTAAAATCAAAAAGTTGCTCGTCGCTAACCGTAGTGAAATTGCCATTCGAATTTTTCGAAGCACACACGAATTAGGAATTCGCACGGTCGGCATTTATACCCATGAAGACCGGTACGCCTTACACCGTACCAAAGCAGATGAAGCATACCAGATTGGAAAACCGGGTCACCCTGTGAAATCCTATCTGGATATCGAGGCGATTATCGCTCTGGCCAAGCAGAAGAAAATTGACGCAATCCATCCGGGCTACGGATTTCTCTCAGAGAATGCTGATTTCGCACAGGCTTGTGAAGATGCCGGCATCATCTTTATCGGTCCGCGTGTCGAAACGCTGAAAGCGCTGGGTGATAAAATCTCGGCGCGCAAAATTGCTCAGCAGGTCGGCGTTCCCGTGCTGGGGGGAAGTGGCGAAGCGATAGTCGATGCCGCCTCGGGTCGGAAGACAGCCAACGAGATTGGTTTCCCGATTATTCTGAAAGCAGCACATGGCGGCGGTGGTCGCGGAATGCGGGTGGTGCAGAAAGAGGAAGACTTCGAAGCCTCTTATGAACTGGCACGAAGTGAATCTCTGTCAGCATTTGGCAGTGAAGATGTATTCGTTGAGAAATTTATCTCACGCGCCCGCCACATTGAAGTGCAGTTACTGGGTGACAAGCACGGCGGACTGGTGCATCTTTACGAACGCGACTGTTCGGTTCAACGACGTCATCAGAAGGTAGTGGAGATTGCACCGGCTCCCAATCTAGACCCGGCTGTAAGAGACGCACTGTGCGAAGCGGCATTGAAAATTGGTCAGAGTGTGAACTACGAACTGGCGGGAACCGTCGAGTTTCTGCTGGACGCCGACACGAATCAGTTCTACTTTATCGAAGTCAATCCTCGAATTCAGGTGGAGCATACGGTAACGGAAGAAGTGACCGGCGTGGATATTGTGAAATCGCAGATCCTGCTGGCGCAAGGTGCTAAATTAAATGATCCGGGAATCCGCATCAATTCCCAGGAAGAACTGCAGACACACGGTTTTGCCCTGCAGTGCCGCGTGACGACTGAAGATCCGACGAATAACTTTATGCCCGACTATGGACGCGTAGCGCATTACCGGTCTGCCAGCGGGATGGGTGTGCGTCTGGACGCGGGAACGGCGTTTTCGGGAGCGATGGTCTTTCCCTATTACGATTCACTACTGGTGAAAGTCACCACATGGGCACGAACATTTAGAGATGCGGCAGCCCGCACGGAACGCTGTCTGCAGGAGTTTCGAATTCGTGGCGTAAAAACGAACATTCCCTTCGTACTGAAACTGATCACACATCCGACATTCCTGAACGGCGATTGTTATACCCGGTTCATTGATGATACTCCAGAACTGTTCAAGTTTCCCAAGCGGCATGACCGTGCAACGAAACTGCTGACCTACCTGGCAGAAACGGTCGTCAACGGAAACCCGCTGGTGAAAGACCGTGCGAAATCGGTCCGTCGCACACCTGCGCCGGTCCCCGCTTACAATAAGAAAAAGATCTCGCCGCCAGACGGAATGCGACAGAAACTGCTGGAACTGGGTGCCGAGAAATTCAGCAAATGGATTCTGGAACAGAAGCCACTCCTGCTGACGGACACATCATTCCGCGATGCGCATCAGTCATTGTATGCCACCCGCTTCCGCACACATGATATGCTGCAGATCGCCGAAGTTTATGCCCATCATTGTCCGGAACTGTTTTCACTGGAAATGTGGGGCGGTGCTACCTTCGATACTTCCATGCGGTTCCTGAAGGAATCTCCGTGGCAGCGTCTGGCAGAGATGCGAACCCGGGTGCCAAACATCCTGTTCCAGATGCTGATTCGTGCTTCCAGTGCGGTGGGATACACCAACTACCCTGACAATGTCGTCCGTGCGTTCGTCAAAGAAGCCGCTCAAGCGGGCATTGATGTATTCCGCGTGTTCGACGCCTTGAACTGGGTGCCCAACATGAAAGTGGCGATGGAAGAAGTTCAGAAGCAGGGCGCTATCTGTGAAGCAAGTATCTGCTACACGGGTGATATTCTTGATGCTTCGAAGTCGAAATACGATCTGAAATATTACGTCAACATGGCCAAAGAGCTGGAGAAGATGGGTGCTCATATTCTGGCCATCAAAGATATGGCAGGATTGTGTAAACCATATGCTGCTGAGTTACTCGTGAAAACTCTGAAGCAGGAAATCGGCATTCCCATTCACTTCCATACTCATGATACCAGTGGAGGCCAGGCGGCTGCCATTCTGAAAGCTGCAGAAGCCGGACTGGATATTGCCGATGGTGCTGTGCCTTCCATGTCAGGTGGAACGTCACAGCCTAACCTGACTACCGTCATCGAAGCCCAGCGGTTCACCGATCACCAGCCAACCGTGCAGGTCAGTTACCTGGACGACATTTCTGAATACTGGCGCGCGGTTCGTAATTACTACACCGCTTTTGAAAGTCCGGTTCTGCCCGCCGGTGCCAATCTGTATGAACATCAAATGCCTGGCGGTCAATATACGAACCTGCTGCAGCAGGCACAGTCACTGGGTCTGGGAGATCGCTGGATCGAAGTCTGTCATGTGTATGCAGAAGTGAATCAACTGCTGGGTGACATTGTTAAAGTAACCCCCACCTCGAAAGCGGTTGGTGATATGGCGTTGTTCCTGGTTGCGAACGACCTGAGCTGTGATGATGTCGTGAACGGCGATCGCGATCTGGCATTTCCGGAATCCGTACTGGATCTGATCAGCGGCCGAATGGGACAGACTCCGGGTGGATTCCCGGAAGATGTTCAGAAAAAGATTCTACGGGGAGAAAAGCCGCTTACCGAACGACCGGGAAGTATCCTGCCTCCCGCCGACTTCGAGGATGCTGCAAAAACGGTTCAGAAGATGGTTAACCGTACGCCCACCGATCAGGAAGTAGTTTCGTACCTGTTATACCCCAAAGTCTTCGAAGATTTCGCCGCGCATCAGAAAGCCTACTTCGATACGAGCGGTCTGCCGACCTACGCGTTCTTCAATGGCCTGGAGCCGGAAGAAGAAATCGCTGTTGAGATTGCTCCCGGAAAGACGTTGATCATCAAGTTCCTGGCAGTCGGCAAGCCACAGACGGATGGCTGTCGCACGGTCTTCTTCGAACTGAACGGCCAGCCGCGTGAAGTCGTAATTGTGGATAAAGCATTGAAGCCACAGGACAGTGCGCGACGTAAAGCTGATTCCTCCGACCCCAAACAGATTGGTGCGGTGATGCCCGGCGTGATCGTCTCATTGAGCATCAAAGTAGGAAGTAAAGTGAAAGCCGGTGATCAGCTGCTGATGCTGGAAGCCATGAAAATGCAGACGAGCGTTATTTCAGAACAGGATGGGGTGGTCAAAGAAGTCCTTGCTGAACCTGGAGTGCAGGTTGAATCGGGTGATCTGTTGATCGTACTTGAGTAGGCTTATTCACTCCTCAACAAGTGTTCCAGGACTGGGGAAATTTCCCCATAAAAATCTGGCTGCCCGATTTTACTGCAGGTAAATACCTCACACATGTAATGTGATAAACCGCAAATTTGCAATCCAGTACTTAAAAAACAATGTGCTCTTGAACCGTACAAATCTCATCCTAGATTACCTAGCCGTGCCAACATGGCCTTGACCCGGTTGGCAAACGCAAAAACAAGATTCATTTTGCTCCGATAGACTAGAGAAATTTAATACCGACATAAATCTACGCCGATAGATTATTTAACAGGTAATCTTTACCAGCCTTAATCG is from Gimesia maris and encodes:
- a CDS encoding DUF6263 family protein yields the protein MQGKRYISWMLGIMILAWTGWSFWIKRQEAVEVAKEKDSPPPAELVKPLDNPVQVQNASLKDEKVEVLELNLEVNQRFPMIKTVEQKLSQASSAGIIHSTSKLELILALTVEELREDGHKRFKVRYTGVKYSHDIAGEQVHYDSNHTSGPVPPEVQAYQRLVNNGFSFWIGPDNKIVELVGFDEFIKRCLQNTAASQRETVLAKISESSGDDGVANFIDDSIGLLPYNIDENHKGGAIRVGETWIKTRRLTQPIPMVLKTEYTLRELNDNIARINIAGDIAASKISSPINQHGKSVQLYIRGGKSFGSCLIDRKTGLPLESKIERFLETTVKLASGKEFEQQKQIVTTIRAFPHQEERPLGPAAKLTRPGNLKPAAN
- a CDS encoding sulfatase-like hydrolase/transferase; the protein is MSTVIRTFWAVLCLSFCGFSTAADKNADTGTTQPNIVFLLSDDQRPDTIAALGNPIIKTPHLDQLVKAGTSFTRAVCANPICTPSRAEILSGVSGFHNGSMDFGKPIKKELPTWSQTLSKAGYNTWYVGKWHNDGKPVLRGYDETLGLFTGGGGRWAVPSYDGNGVLVTGYRGWIFQDDERHFFPEKGVGLTSNISEHFADAAIEFVERKHQKPFFLHVCFTAPHDPLLMPIGYEQNYDPDQMPVPANFLPQHPFDHGNFDGRDEALLPWPRTKEIVKNDLSLYYSVISHLDAQVGRIVKALKKTGEWENTILIFSSDHGLAMGSHGLRGKQNMYEHTVNVPLIMVGPGIPADTLSNAQCYLRDLYPTSCDLAGVPIPKTVEGKSLKPVLSGQLDAVYDEVYCYFRNFQRMIRTDRWKLIYYPHLDRVQLFDLKNDPLEQHDLSGEAALQQVRGKLLDQLNDWRKQQNDPSLKQTAENS
- a CDS encoding class I SAM-dependent methyltransferase: MEQKQCDLCAGTEFEQIGDRDRHGNSLESVICKACGLVAHGKIPTDEELAHYYATEYRKSYHGELTPSDRRVMRAWKNGERIFRQLQPHIEPDAGVFEVGAGIGCTVKVFELNGHQSTGIEPGEGFQDYSQQRLLTNVVRGDLFEQPRDHSRELVLLVHVIEHFNSPRRALEYIRGMMAENGLFYVECPNIAAPFARRSKMFHYAHIHNFTPSSLKMLAESCGFKLEVQFGSKEDPNLQMLFSCSDSTELNIDPDNFKQTMQVIEQATPVRYHLRPWYVSTRFSKVASYLREHLTAKQFVADVVQECQQFASDHEDEQPAELRAAA
- a CDS encoding pyruvate carboxylase, with translation MSEGKIKKLLVANRSEIAIRIFRSTHELGIRTVGIYTHEDRYALHRTKADEAYQIGKPGHPVKSYLDIEAIIALAKQKKIDAIHPGYGFLSENADFAQACEDAGIIFIGPRVETLKALGDKISARKIAQQVGVPVLGGSGEAIVDAASGRKTANEIGFPIILKAAHGGGGRGMRVVQKEEDFEASYELARSESLSAFGSEDVFVEKFISRARHIEVQLLGDKHGGLVHLYERDCSVQRRHQKVVEIAPAPNLDPAVRDALCEAALKIGQSVNYELAGTVEFLLDADTNQFYFIEVNPRIQVEHTVTEEVTGVDIVKSQILLAQGAKLNDPGIRINSQEELQTHGFALQCRVTTEDPTNNFMPDYGRVAHYRSASGMGVRLDAGTAFSGAMVFPYYDSLLVKVTTWARTFRDAAARTERCLQEFRIRGVKTNIPFVLKLITHPTFLNGDCYTRFIDDTPELFKFPKRHDRATKLLTYLAETVVNGNPLVKDRAKSVRRTPAPVPAYNKKKISPPDGMRQKLLELGAEKFSKWILEQKPLLLTDTSFRDAHQSLYATRFRTHDMLQIAEVYAHHCPELFSLEMWGGATFDTSMRFLKESPWQRLAEMRTRVPNILFQMLIRASSAVGYTNYPDNVVRAFVKEAAQAGIDVFRVFDALNWVPNMKVAMEEVQKQGAICEASICYTGDILDASKSKYDLKYYVNMAKELEKMGAHILAIKDMAGLCKPYAAELLVKTLKQEIGIPIHFHTHDTSGGQAAAILKAAEAGLDIADGAVPSMSGGTSQPNLTTVIEAQRFTDHQPTVQVSYLDDISEYWRAVRNYYTAFESPVLPAGANLYEHQMPGGQYTNLLQQAQSLGLGDRWIEVCHVYAEVNQLLGDIVKVTPTSKAVGDMALFLVANDLSCDDVVNGDRDLAFPESVLDLISGRMGQTPGGFPEDVQKKILRGEKPLTERPGSILPPADFEDAAKTVQKMVNRTPTDQEVVSYLLYPKVFEDFAAHQKAYFDTSGLPTYAFFNGLEPEEEIAVEIAPGKTLIIKFLAVGKPQTDGCRTVFFELNGQPREVVIVDKALKPQDSARRKADSSDPKQIGAVMPGVIVSLSIKVGSKVKAGDQLLMLEAMKMQTSVISEQDGVVKEVLAEPGVQVESGDLLIVLE